In Gadus chalcogrammus isolate NIFS_2021 chromosome 1, NIFS_Gcha_1.0, whole genome shotgun sequence, one DNA window encodes the following:
- the aurkaip1 gene encoding aurora kinase A-interacting protein, translating to MFTSRVVPRLGQLCRVTNKLQNHGQILRENRPLALRVCCSNFNPKLRSYSTAADNRSPPRWVQLEHELDEALVPRNLSVSPLETWLCLRYSLPPLLEAPLAQEEAVGEALEEKVLPPSSVPVMEDGEGTVTPLSCKNVLEIRRRKMNHHKYKKLMKRTKFLRRRVLEGRAKRKQKRFEKDLTRIWRRAGLKKAPEGWSPPKIFIKRHGNRQN from the exons ATGTTTACCTCAAGAGTTGTACCTCGTCTTGGCCAGCTTTGTAGAGTGACAA ATAAACTTCAAAACCATGGGCAGATCTTGAGGGAAAATCGACCACTTGCTCTTCGTGTTTGCTGCTCCAATTTTAATCCAAAACTCCGAAGCTACTCCACTGCAGCAGACAACAGGTCGCCTCCTCGATGGGTCCAGCTTGAGCATGAACTGGACGAGGCTCTCGTGCCTCGCAATCTCTCTGTGAGCCCTCTGGAGACCTGGCTGTGTCTGCgctactccctccctcccctcctggaGGCTCCACTGGCCCAGGAAGAGGCGGTGGGGGAGGCGTTGGAGGAGAAGGTGCTGCCACCTTCCTCTGTACCTGTGATGGAGGATGGCGAGGGCACGGTGACGCCCCTGAGCTGTAAGAATGTTCTGGAGATCAGGCGGCGCAAAATGAACCATCACAAGTACAAGAAGCTGATGAAACGGACCAAGTTTTTAAGAAGGAGGGTGCTTGAGGGTCGGGCAAAGAGGAAGCAG AAGCGGTTTGAGAAGGACCTGACGCGGATCTGGAGACGGGCTGGACTGAAGAAGGCTCCAGAGGGATGGTCTCCTCCGAAGATATTCATTAAACGGCACGGAAACAGGCAGAACTGA
- the mxra8b gene encoding matrix remodeling-associated protein 8b, which translates to MSPLQILAVLLLPSAWCQSGDYRQQGGLVETKNFTYPAGSRAVLPCHSPRMVWTRDRLRDRQRTVHWDLVRTAPEYSVERLLDMSPGDGPRPHLRLYNAFNKGRVSVPQTAFSDGNFSLVINNVSNADRGVYTCNLHHHYCQVHQSVKIQLNVTKSARKEKRYWDGERTVFVVLLGRSVALPCVNRRPLWRDGLQEDQQQVAHWDYQAPGVRQDRADRLVDLYASGERREYGPVFTPGKMSLEEDAFSDGDFSLSIAHLEPEDRGLYSCHLHHHYCGVYERRIFRLTVGPPRRRSPTAPSPPPPPPPAPPVPTSAPRVPARAEPDFSKERGTNEVEMPRVVNVILPEQQGHMTQQLGYILATFFLLALLLAAIIVLTRRRRKRETDYELRTYDRGHELCVGEVSMTSTEMKTCHQEPLNSNYKNNLLKEMDMSKGCNQDLEGKMWM; encoded by the exons ATGTCGCCACTTCAGA TTCTCGCGGTCCTCCTGCTGCCAAGTG CTTGGTGCCAGAGCGGCGACTATAGGCAGCAGGGAGGGCTGGTGGAGACCAAGAACTTCACCTACCCGGCGGGCTCCCGGGCCGTGCTGCCCTGCCACAGCCCCCGCATGGTGTGGACCCGGGACCGGCTGCGGGACCGCCAGAGGACGGTCCACTGGGACCTGGTCCGCACCGCCCCCGAGTACTCCGTGGAGCGGCTCCTGGACATGTCCCCCGGGGACGGGCCCCGGCCCCACCTGAGGCTCTACAACGCCTTCAACAAGGGCCGTGTGTCCGTCCCGCAGACGGCCTTCAGCGACGGGAACTTCTCCCTCGTCATCAACA ACGTGTCCAACGCAGACAGAGGGGTCTACACGTGTAacctgcaccaccactactgcCAGGTCCACCAGTCCGTTAAGATCCAGCTCAACGTCACCAAATCAG CCCGTAAGGAGAAGCGCTACTGGGACGGCGAGCGCACGGTGTTCGTGGTGCTCCTGGGCCGCTCGGTGGCGCTGCCCTGCGTCAACCGGCGCCCCCTGTGGCGGGACGGCCTGCAGGAGGACCAGCAGCAGGTGGCCCACTGGGACTACCAGGCCCCCGGCGTGCGCCAGGACCGGGCCGACCGCCTGGTGGACCTCTACGCCTCGGGCGAGCGGCGGGAGTACGGGCCGGTGTTCACCCCCGGCAAGATGAGCCTGGAGGAGGACGCCTTCTCCGACGGGGACTTCTCCCTGAGCATCGCGCACCTGGAGCCCGAGGACCGGGGGCTGTACTCCtgccacctgcaccaccactactgcGGCGTGTACGAGAGGCGCATCTTCCGGCTGACCGTGGGACCCCCCCGGCGGCGCTCTCCCACtgctccttcccctcctcctcctcctccccctgctccccccgTGCCGACCTCGGCCCCCAGGGTCCCTGCCCGCGCCGAGCCCGACTTCAGCAAGGAGAGAG GCACCAACGAGGTGGAGATGCCAAGAGTGGTGAACGTCATCCTTCCAGAGCAGCAGGGTCACATGACGCAGCAGCTGGGTTACATCCTGGCTACCTTCTTCCTGCTGGCCCTCCTCCTAGCCGCCATCATTGTGCTTACGCGGCGACGCAGAAAGAGAG AGACAGACTACGAACTCCGCACATATGATCG AGGCCATGAGCTCTGTGTTGGTGAGGTGTCAATGACCAGCACAGAGATGAAGACTTGCCATCAGGAACCTCTGAATTCAA ATTACAAGAACAACCTACTGAAGGAGATGGACATGTCCAAAGGCTGCAATCAGG ACTTGGAGGGGAAGATGTGGATGTGA